One segment of Pseudomonas asgharzadehiana DNA contains the following:
- the putP gene encoding sodium/proline symporter PutP, with protein MSVSNPTLITFVIYIAAMVLIGLMAYRSTNNLSDYILGGRSLGSVVTALSAGASDMSGWLLMGLPGAIYMSGLSESWIAVGLIAGAYLNWLFVAGRLRVQTEHNGDALTLPDYFSSRFEDKSGLLRIISAVVILVFFTIYCASGIVAGARLFESTFGMSYETALWAGAAATIAYTFIGGFLAVSWTDTVQATLMIFALILTPIIVLLATGGVDTTFLAIEAKDPTNFDMLKNTTFIGVISLMGWGLGYFGQPHILARFMAADSVKSIAKARRISMTWMILCLGGTVAVGFFGIAYFSAHPEVAGPVTENPERVFIELAKILFNPWVAGVLLSAILAAVMSTLSCQLLVCSSALTEDFYKTFLRKSASQVELVWVGRAMVLLVALIAIAMAANPENRVLGLVSYAWAGFGAAFGPVVLISVIWKGMTRNGALAGILVGATTVIVWKHFSLLGLYEIIPGFIFASLAIYFVSKMGAPTAGMVERFDAAEKDYNLNK; from the coding sequence ATGAGCGTTAGCAATCCAACCCTGATCACATTCGTGATCTACATCGCAGCAATGGTGCTGATCGGCCTGATGGCCTATCGCTCCACCAATAACCTTTCCGATTACATCCTTGGCGGTCGCAGCCTCGGCAGCGTGGTGACGGCGTTGTCCGCCGGCGCTTCCGACATGAGCGGCTGGTTGTTGATGGGCTTGCCGGGCGCGATCTACATGTCCGGTCTGTCGGAAAGCTGGATCGCCGTCGGCCTGATCGCCGGTGCCTACCTCAACTGGCTGTTCGTGGCCGGTCGCCTGCGGGTACAGACCGAACACAACGGCGACGCCCTGACGCTGCCGGATTACTTCTCCAGCCGTTTCGAAGATAAAAGCGGCCTGCTGCGGATCATCTCCGCCGTCGTGATCCTGGTGTTCTTCACCATCTACTGCGCGTCCGGCATCGTGGCCGGTGCCCGCCTGTTCGAAAGCACCTTCGGCATGTCCTACGAGACTGCCTTGTGGGCCGGCGCTGCGGCGACGATTGCCTACACCTTTATCGGTGGTTTCCTGGCGGTGAGCTGGACCGATACCGTGCAAGCGACGCTGATGATCTTTGCGTTGATCCTGACGCCCATCATCGTGCTGCTGGCCACCGGCGGCGTAGACACCACCTTCCTTGCCATCGAAGCCAAGGACCCGACCAATTTCGACATGCTGAAAAACACCACCTTCATCGGCGTGATCTCGCTGATGGGCTGGGGCCTGGGCTACTTCGGCCAACCGCATATCCTGGCGCGTTTCATGGCGGCGGATTCGGTGAAGTCGATCGCCAAGGCGCGCCGCATCTCCATGACCTGGATGATCCTGTGCCTGGGCGGCACCGTGGCCGTTGGCTTCTTCGGTATCGCCTACTTTTCGGCGCATCCGGAAGTGGCGGGTCCTGTGACCGAGAACCCTGAGCGTGTGTTTATCGAACTGGCAAAAATCCTCTTCAACCCATGGGTTGCCGGTGTGTTGCTGTCGGCCATCCTCGCGGCCGTCATGAGCACCCTGAGCTGCCAATTGCTGGTGTGCTCCAGCGCCCTGACCGAAGACTTCTACAAGACCTTCCTGCGTAAGAGCGCTTCCCAGGTTGAGCTGGTATGGGTCGGTCGCGCCATGGTGCTGCTGGTGGCATTGATCGCCATCGCCATGGCCGCCAACCCGGAAAACCGCGTACTGGGCCTGGTCAGCTATGCCTGGGCCGGTTTCGGCGCGGCGTTCGGCCCGGTGGTGCTGATCTCGGTGATCTGGAAAGGTATGACCCGCAACGGCGCACTGGCCGGCATCCTGGTCGGCGCAACCACCGTGATCGTGTGGAAGCACTTCTCGCTGCTGGGCCTGTACGAAATCATCCCAGGCTTCATCTTCGCCAGCCTGGCGATCTACTTCGTGAGCAAGATGGGCGCACCGACCGCCGGTATGGTCGAGCGCTTTGACGCCGCCGAAAAAGACTACAACCTCAACAAGTAA